One segment of Phragmites australis chromosome 13, lpPhrAust1.1, whole genome shotgun sequence DNA contains the following:
- the LOC133888645 gene encoding uncharacterized protein LOC133888645 — translation MYADQISTGRKRSIQERLDGDLTAGRAAGGRANHAASKRQRQIEEKWKHDLYREGEPDSKSMDPRDLRLKLQRRSSQQAFTGTKSSGIRDLREKLSGTMHPQPSNADPPKPKPVLEVVKITRRENTDEMPARQSKKVSKQTSSKKTSQPKAESPLDSFLSSLGLEKYSITFQAEEVDMAALRHMTESDLKALGIPMGPRKKIILALESREYGNGEGV, via the exons ATGTACGCGGACCAGATCTCCACCGGCCGCAAGCGCTCCATCCAGGAGCGCCTCGACGGCGACCTCACCGCCGGCCGCGCCGCCGGCGGCCGGGCAAATCACGCGGCATCCAAGAG GCAACGACAGATTGAAGAAAAATGGAAGCATGATCTATATCGGGAAGGCGAACCAGattcaa AATCAATGGATCCAAGGGATTTGCGATTGAAGCTTCAGAGGAGAAGCTCTCAGCAAGCCTTTACTGGCACAAAGAGTTCTGGGATACGTGATCTTCGCGAGAAGCTATCTGGAACAATGCATCCACAGCCATCAAATGCTGACCCTCCAAAGCCAAAGCCAGTATTGGAGGTTGTCAAAATCACAAGGCGTGAAAATACCGATGAAATGCCTGCGCGCCAAAGTAAGAAAGTATCAAAACAGACTTCATCCAAGAAGACATCTCAGCCAAAG GCTGAAAGTCCACTCGACAGTTTCCTGAGTTCACTTGGACTTGAGAAGTATTCAATTACCTTCCAGGCAGAGGAG GTTGACATGGCAGCCCTAAGGCACATGACTGAGAGTGATCTGAAGGCTTTGGGCATCCCAATG GGTCCTCGGAAGAAGATTATCCTTGCCTTGGAATCAAGAGAATACGGCAATGGCGaaggagtataa
- the LOC133889651 gene encoding uncharacterized protein LOC133889651, translating to MAEKLAPEKRHAFVHNGQKVFEWDQTLEEVNMYIELPKGAPTKLFRCTIQAGHVEVGIRGNPPYLNHDLTHPVKTDSSFWTIEDGEMHITLQKREKGKMWSSPIQGQGILDPYAADQEQKRLMLQRFQEENPGFDFSQAQFSGTCPDPRTFMGGIRSD from the exons ATGGCGGAGAAGCTAGCCCCCGAGAAGCGCCACGCCTTCGTCCACAACG GGCAGAAAGTGTTCGAGTGGGACCAGACGCTGGAGGAGGTGAACATGTACATCGAGCTCCCTAAGGGCGCGCCTACCAAGCTCTTCCGCTGCACGATCCAGGCCGGACACGTCGAGGTCGGCATCCGCGGCAACCCGCCATATCTCAAC CACGACCTGACGCACCCCGTGAAGACCGATTCGTCGTTCTGGACAATAG AGGATGGTGAAATGCATATCACTCtgcaaaaaagagaaaagggaaAGATGTGGTCATCTCCCATACAAGGTCAAGGTATCTTGGATCCATATGCTGCAGATCAAGAGCAAAAACGGCTCATGCTGCAAAGGTTTCAAGAAGAG AATCCGGGGTTCGACTTTTCGCAGGCCCAGTTCTCCGGAACCTGCCCTGACCCAAGGACATTCATGGGAGGAATACGCTCAGATTGA
- the LOC133889299 gene encoding flocculation protein FLO11-like, which yields MYTPAPTSLPTKKRKATKSVGKTTSSSKKSCTAPATSSHTKGKAVAVNSQLSIHNLEQNAAQPSSAEHSVMAKFPIHTSSVAKSLFSPLQSQVHSSPCTPQQCHPVEQPAAYQTERTSSYMVANAHSQAQQDIASSPLKSTTHKTSKREHVKGKLNFDSTDAGQGSNEQVCEKASTSSDGDKQDDFEINFTNLDIFDGEFSFSELPSYILFGFILHQCGALFYYF from the exons ATGTACACCCCAGCTCCCACCTCTTTGCCCACTAAAAAAAGGAAGGCTACAAAGTCTGTAGGAAAGACCACTTCATCCTCCAAGAAATCCTGCACTGCACCGGCTACAAGCTCGCACACAAAAG GTAAAGCTGTAGCAGTAAACTCTCAACTGTCGATTCATAACCTAGAGCAGAACGCTGCTCAACCAAGTTCAGCTGAACATTCAGTTATGGCAAAATTTCCTATCCACACTTCATCTGTTGCAAAAAGCTTATTCAGCCCACTCCAATCTCAAGTCCATTCATCTCCCTGCACACCGCAACAATGCCATCCTGTAGAACAACCAGCTGCTTATCAAACAGAAAGAACATCATCATATATGGTTGCAAATGCTCATTCCCAAGCCCAACAGGACATTGCTTCCTCCCCTTTGAAATCAACCACCCACAAGACATCGAAAAGGGAACATGTCAAAGGCAAGTTGAATTTTGACAGTACTGATGCAGGGCAAGGTTCAAATGAGCAGGTTTGTGAGAAGGCCTCTACCTCCTCTGATGGAGACAAACAAGATGACTTTGAAATTAATTTTACCAATCTCGATATATTTGATGGTGAATTTTCGTTTTCTGAGCTTCCTTCATATATTCTTTTTGGATTCATTTTGCATCAATGTGGAGCTTTATTCTATTATTTCTGA